The following proteins are encoded in a genomic region of Streptomyces sp. SLBN-31:
- a CDS encoding helix-turn-helix domain-containing protein: MPRRERPLDVGESSLLRFAADLRRLRQEAGSPTYRKLAERAHYSAATLSEAAAGRRLPTLSVVVAYVEACDGDVRQWTERWQEVAAELAAADSEAEGAERDGPADGTGDVVPYRGLAAFEAEDADWFFGRERLVDAVTAQLEKSRFVAVFGASGSGKSSLLRAGVVPRWQTAHGQRRAVVLVPGAHPLRTSAAALVPSAVRSAETQHVDSAAGDQALHRAVRQALADQGDGAELLLVVDQFEEVFTLCREGDERSQFIRALVAAAHAEDSRCRVVLGVRADFYPHCTRHPELSEACGGAQVAVGPLTTDELRRAITGPAVRAGCTLEGALLAELVAHAHDRVGVLPLLSHALLETWRRRRGNTLTLTGFQAAGGIEGALARTAESVYTGLTASEQRVAKGVFLRLCARWGRAPRTPSGVSPATRWTARTPTPP; this comes from the coding sequence GTGCCGCGCAGAGAGCGTCCGCTGGACGTGGGGGAGAGTTCGTTACTCAGGTTTGCCGCCGATCTTCGCCGACTGCGGCAGGAGGCGGGCAGCCCGACCTACCGGAAACTGGCCGAGCGCGCGCACTACTCGGCGGCGACACTTTCCGAGGCGGCCGCAGGGCGTCGACTGCCCACGCTGTCCGTCGTGGTGGCCTATGTCGAGGCGTGTGACGGCGATGTACGCCAGTGGACGGAGCGGTGGCAAGAGGTCGCGGCCGAGCTGGCCGCCGCAGACAGCGAGGCGGAGGGAGCCGAGCGGGACGGGCCGGCCGACGGCACCGGCGACGTCGTGCCCTACCGCGGGCTGGCGGCGTTCGAAGCGGAGGACGCCGACTGGTTCTTCGGACGGGAGCGACTGGTCGACGCGGTGACGGCCCAGCTGGAGAAGAGCCGGTTCGTCGCGGTGTTCGGCGCCTCGGGGTCGGGCAAGTCCTCCCTCCTGCGCGCGGGTGTCGTGCCGCGCTGGCAGACGGCGCACGGTCAGCGGCGCGCGGTGGTGCTCGTGCCCGGCGCGCACCCGTTGCGGACGAGCGCGGCCGCTCTTGTCCCGTCTGCCGTGCGTTCGGCCGAGACCCAGCACGTCGATTCCGCCGCCGGTGACCAGGCCCTGCACCGGGCGGTGCGGCAAGCGCTGGCAGACCAGGGCGACGGCGCGGAGCTGCTGCTGGTCGTGGACCAGTTCGAGGAGGTCTTCACGCTGTGCCGGGAGGGCGACGAACGGTCGCAATTCATCCGGGCGTTGGTCGCGGCCGCGCACGCCGAGGACAGCCGCTGCCGGGTGGTGCTGGGCGTACGTGCCGACTTCTACCCGCACTGCACCCGTCACCCGGAACTGTCGGAGGCGTGCGGGGGCGCTCAGGTCGCCGTGGGTCCGCTGACGACCGACGAGCTGCGCCGGGCGATCACCGGGCCCGCCGTCCGTGCCGGGTGCACGCTGGAGGGAGCGCTGCTCGCGGAGCTGGTGGCCCACGCACACGACCGGGTAGGGGTTTTGCCTCTGCTGTCCCATGCCTTGCTGGAGACCTGGCGGCGCAGACGGGGCAACACGCTGACGTTGACGGGGTTCCAGGCCGCGGGGGGAATCGAAGGTGCCCTGGCCCGTACGGCCGAGAGCGTCTACACCGGCCTGACCGCGTCCGAACAGCGGGTCGCCAAAGGGGTGTTCCTGCGCCTGTGTGCGCGCTGGGGGAGGGCACCGAGGACACCAAGCGGCGTATCACCCGCGACGAGGTGGACGGCACGGACCCCGACACCACCGTGA
- a CDS encoding WD40 repeat domain-containing protein has product MCALGEGTEDTKRRITRDEVDGTDPDTTVTLERLAAARLLSLDQDSVEISHEALIRCWPRLRDWLAQDRDSVRVHRLLTEAAQTWASVGRDPEVLLRGSRLALVAEWSAGAARDMSALEREFLDASRAADLAEQTAARRRVRRMRRLIALLSLLLALTSIATVVAVRAQHRADQQRDIAASQRVAEQVRALRSADPALSLQLSLAAYRLAPTVEARSSLLSAFTTPYATELTGHRGDVPVLFSPDGRLLATGHAGGVRLWDATRPHRPRALGTVPAVQGSPVLAEATRATAFSPDGRLLLARGGLGNTKTTRSGTGGEAGSRMSGPTRVPYRPNRCRRHSGLRPRRGVSPGAARVRVRLGPKAPPLATERGWRRDGRQRACNEPTV; this is encoded by the coding sequence GTGTGCGCGCTGGGGGAGGGCACCGAGGACACCAAGCGGCGTATCACCCGCGACGAGGTGGACGGCACGGACCCCGACACCACCGTGACCCTGGAACGGCTGGCCGCGGCACGACTGCTGTCCCTGGACCAGGACAGCGTCGAGATCAGCCATGAGGCACTGATCCGCTGCTGGCCCCGCCTGCGCGACTGGCTCGCCCAGGACCGCGACAGTGTGCGGGTCCACCGCCTGCTCACCGAAGCCGCCCAGACCTGGGCGTCGGTCGGCCGGGACCCCGAGGTCCTGCTCCGCGGATCGCGCCTGGCCCTGGTCGCCGAGTGGTCCGCCGGTGCCGCGCGAGACATGAGCGCCCTGGAGCGCGAGTTCCTCGATGCCTCCCGCGCCGCCGACCTGGCCGAGCAGACCGCCGCCCGACGGCGGGTGCGGCGCATGCGCCGTCTGATCGCGCTCCTCAGCCTTCTGCTCGCCCTGACGAGCATCGCCACGGTCGTCGCCGTCCGCGCCCAGCACAGAGCCGACCAGCAACGGGACATCGCCGCCTCCCAGCGCGTCGCCGAGCAGGTCCGGGCGCTGCGGTCGGCCGACCCCGCCCTGTCACTGCAGTTGTCGCTGGCCGCCTATCGGCTGGCGCCCACGGTCGAGGCTCGCAGTAGCCTGCTCAGCGCCTTCACCACCCCCTACGCCACCGAACTGACCGGCCACCGGGGCGACGTACCCGTGCTCTTCAGCCCCGACGGCCGTCTCCTGGCCACCGGCCACGCCGGGGGCGTACGGCTGTGGGACGCCACCCGCCCGCACCGGCCGCGGGCCCTCGGCACGGTACCCGCTGTCCAGGGCAGTCCCGTTCTCGCGGAAGCCACGCGTGCCACGGCCTTCAGTCCGGACGGCCGTCTGCTCCTCGCCAGAGGTGGGCTCGGCAACACGAAGACAACTCGGAGCGGTACTGGTGGCGAAGCCGGATCGCGTATGTCCGGTCCAACGCGTGTGCCGTACCGGCCAAACCGGTGTCGGCGGCACAGTGGGCTTCGGCCACGGCGAGGCGTATCTCCTGGCGCTGCGCGAGTGCGGGTTCGCCTGGGCCCGAAAGCGCCTCCTCTCGCAACTGAGCGGGGCTGGCGTAGGGATGGCCGGCAGCGCGCATGCAATGAGCCCACTGTTTGA
- a CDS encoding ribonuclease J, whose translation MSHPHPELKAAPPLPEGGLRVIALGGLGEIGRNMTVFEHAGKLLIVDCGVLFPEETQPGVDVILPDFTSIRDRLDDVVGLVLTHGHEDHIGGVPYLLRERRDIPVVGSKLTLAFLEAKLKEHGIRPRTVRVREGDRRGFGPFDCEFVAVNHSIPDSLAVAIRTQAGMVLHTGDFKMDQFPLDDRITDLRAFARLGDEGVDLFLTDSTNAEVPGFTTSERELNPAIEQVMRTAPRRVIVSSFASHVHRIQQVLDAAHQHGRKVAFVGRSMVRNMGIARDLGYLKVPSGLVVSTKELEKLPDHKITLVCTGSQGEPMAALSRMANRDHMIRIGEGDTVLLASSLIPGNENAIYRVINGLTRWGAHVVHKGNAKVHVSGHASAGELVYCYNIVKPRNVMPVHGEWRHLRANGDLAIRTGVDPERVVIAEDGVVVDLVDGRASITGKVPAGNVYVDGMEVGGATEASLKDRLTLAAEGVVTVVAIVDADTGALAEAPDFLARGFVHDDATFESVIPVIEKALATAAEEGVGDARQLEQLVARAVANWAFRTHRRKPLIIPVIVDA comes from the coding sequence ATGAGTCATCCGCACCCCGAGCTGAAAGCCGCCCCGCCCCTTCCCGAAGGAGGGCTGCGGGTCATCGCCCTGGGCGGCCTAGGCGAGATCGGCCGCAACATGACCGTCTTCGAGCATGCCGGCAAGCTGCTCATCGTCGACTGCGGCGTGCTGTTCCCCGAGGAGACCCAGCCCGGCGTGGACGTGATCCTGCCGGACTTCACCTCGATCCGGGACCGGCTGGACGACGTCGTGGGCCTGGTCCTCACCCATGGCCACGAAGACCACATCGGCGGCGTGCCGTACCTGCTGCGCGAGCGGCGCGACATTCCCGTCGTCGGTTCCAAGCTGACGCTGGCGTTCCTGGAGGCCAAGCTCAAGGAGCACGGCATCCGGCCGCGCACGGTACGGGTACGGGAGGGCGACCGGCGTGGCTTCGGGCCCTTCGACTGCGAGTTCGTGGCGGTCAACCACTCCATCCCCGACAGTCTCGCGGTCGCGATCCGCACCCAGGCCGGGATGGTGCTGCACACCGGCGACTTCAAGATGGACCAGTTCCCTCTCGACGACCGCATCACCGATCTGCGTGCCTTCGCCCGCCTTGGCGATGAGGGCGTGGACCTGTTCCTCACCGATTCCACCAACGCCGAAGTACCCGGCTTCACCACCTCCGAGCGAGAGCTGAACCCGGCGATCGAGCAGGTGATGCGCACCGCGCCGCGCCGGGTCATCGTCTCCAGCTTCGCCAGCCACGTGCACCGCATCCAGCAGGTCCTGGACGCCGCCCACCAGCACGGCCGCAAGGTCGCCTTCGTCGGCCGGTCGATGGTCCGCAACATGGGCATCGCCCGTGACCTGGGCTATCTGAAGGTCCCCTCTGGTCTGGTCGTGAGCACGAAGGAGCTGGAGAAACTCCCGGACCACAAGATCACCCTGGTGTGCACCGGCTCCCAGGGCGAGCCGATGGCCGCGCTGTCACGGATGGCCAACCGCGACCACATGATCCGCATCGGCGAGGGCGACACCGTCCTGCTGGCCAGCTCCCTCATTCCCGGCAACGAGAACGCCATCTACCGGGTGATCAACGGTCTCACCCGGTGGGGCGCCCACGTGGTCCACAAGGGCAACGCCAAGGTGCACGTCTCCGGGCACGCCAGCGCCGGCGAACTCGTCTACTGCTACAACATCGTCAAGCCCCGCAACGTCATGCCCGTGCACGGCGAATGGCGCCACCTGCGGGCCAACGGCGACCTCGCCATCCGTACCGGTGTCGACCCCGAACGGGTCGTCATCGCCGAGGACGGCGTCGTCGTCGACCTGGTCGACGGGCGCGCGTCCATCACCGGCAAGGTCCCCGCGGGCAACGTCTACGTGGACGGCATGGAGGTCGGCGGCGCCACCGAAGCGTCCCTCAAGGACCGCCTCACCCTCGCCGCCGAAGGCGTGGTCACGGTAGTGGCGATCGTCGACGCCGACACCGGCGCGCTGGCCGAGGCCCCCGACTTCCTGGCCCGGGGCTTCGTACACGACGACGCCACCTTCGAGTCGGTCATCCCCGTCATTGAGAAGGCCCTGGCCACTGCTGCCGAGGAAGGCGTCGGGGACGCCCGCCAGCTCGAACAGCTCGTCGCCCGCGCCGTGGCGAACTGGGCGTTCCGCACCCACCGCCGCAAGCCCCTCATCATCCCCGTCATCGTCGACGCCTAA
- a CDS encoding DUF5707 domain-containing protein, which translates to MSRRIVISAAAGAVVLAGAGAFAFAYAGNQAPVLTHSTVRYTAPGADRAGSLTFTTDVTAPSGVKRVKVLAWPTTSSLAKKAPTAKEMAQAESALCTPSGGHTARCTYRVTVSRADADTTPRGQWYVAVLATAKDSRTTLDTKAANFTV; encoded by the coding sequence ATGTCGCGTCGTATCGTCATCTCCGCAGCTGCCGGTGCCGTGGTCCTCGCAGGCGCGGGTGCCTTCGCTTTTGCATACGCCGGCAACCAGGCGCCGGTACTGACGCACAGCACGGTGCGCTACACCGCTCCCGGCGCGGACCGTGCCGGCTCGCTGACGTTCACCACCGACGTCACCGCCCCCTCGGGCGTGAAGAGGGTGAAGGTGCTGGCCTGGCCGACTACCTCGTCGCTGGCGAAGAAGGCGCCCACCGCCAAGGAAATGGCCCAAGCCGAATCAGCCCTTTGCACGCCCTCGGGTGGACACACCGCGCGCTGCACCTACCGCGTCACCGTCTCCCGCGCCGATGCCGACACCACCCCGCGGGGACAGTGGTACGTGGCCGTCCTGGCCACGGCCAAGGACAGCCGTACCACCCTCGACACCAAGGCCGCCAACTTCACCGTATGA
- a CDS encoding MarR family winged helix-turn-helix transcriptional regulator, which produces MSLTSAATLATLDRTGPRRITDLAAVEGVTQPAMTALVRVMEESGLVERRGDASDKRVTLVCLTEAGASYVRTRRQAGVNAFERLIGELTGDQVEALVAALPALKHLAELESQDREATTR; this is translated from the coding sequence ATGAGCCTGACGTCCGCCGCCACCCTGGCGACCCTGGACCGGACAGGCCCGCGGCGCATCACCGATCTGGCCGCGGTCGAGGGCGTCACCCAGCCCGCGATGACCGCGTTGGTCCGGGTGATGGAGGAGTCCGGCCTGGTCGAGCGGCGGGGCGACGCGTCCGACAAGCGGGTCACGCTGGTGTGCCTGACCGAGGCCGGCGCCTCCTATGTCCGGACGCGGCGTCAGGCGGGCGTCAACGCGTTCGAGCGGTTGATCGGCGAGCTGACCGGCGACCAGGTCGAGGCGCTGGTGGCGGCCCTTCCGGCGCTGAAGCATCTGGCAGAGCTCGAAAGCCAGGACCGCGAAGCGACCACACGGTGA
- a CDS encoding MFS transporter yields the protein MTGQPDGGVAVKAFPVARSEARLLVSALMFIALVVAAVASLGTPLITSVATSFHVSLGSAQWTLTVALLSGAVATPVLGRLGAGPHRRATILATLAVVVAGSALTVLPLPFAWLLAGRAAQGVGLGLTALMMGVARDHLPEERSAAVIALISVVSIIGAGVGYPLAALLAELGGVRAAYGLGLVVTAAALLTAWRSMPEAPEGRSAHVDVAGAVVLAAALLLVLFLAGERNLWSRHLAVAAGLAVVAVVLLCVWAVIELRSRTPLVDVRAVRHPAVAGANLAMFVGGIGMYLLLTLITRYAQTPHGAGYGFGLTTFVAGLVLIPFSVLGFVAGKLTPRLRTRIADPLLLAGSAVVVGGGFALFAAARSELTELFAAMGVLGFGVGGFSAAMPGVILAVTPKSETSSAMSFNYVVRSVGYSLGSAVGGLILAAGTGPGHLFPDDSAYTTAALVGIGAMAITTLTSLALARRRSPETNP from the coding sequence GTGACCGGGCAGCCGGACGGCGGGGTCGCGGTGAAGGCGTTCCCCGTGGCGCGTTCCGAGGCGCGGCTGCTGGTGTCCGCCCTGATGTTCATCGCTCTGGTCGTGGCGGCGGTCGCCAGCCTTGGGACGCCGCTCATCACCAGCGTGGCGACCTCGTTCCACGTCTCGCTCGGCAGCGCGCAGTGGACGCTGACCGTCGCGCTGCTCAGCGGCGCCGTCGCCACGCCGGTCCTGGGCCGGCTCGGAGCCGGCCCGCACCGGCGGGCCACGATCCTCGCCACGCTGGCGGTCGTCGTCGCCGGCAGCGCGCTCACCGTGCTGCCGCTGCCGTTCGCGTGGCTGCTGGCCGGCAGGGCGGCCCAGGGCGTCGGGCTCGGACTCACGGCGCTGATGATGGGCGTGGCCCGGGACCACCTCCCCGAGGAGCGCAGCGCGGCTGTGATCGCCCTGATCTCGGTGGTCTCGATCATCGGGGCCGGCGTCGGCTACCCGCTGGCCGCACTGCTCGCCGAGCTCGGCGGGGTACGGGCCGCCTACGGCCTCGGCCTGGTCGTCACCGCCGCCGCCCTCCTGACCGCGTGGCGCTCCATGCCCGAAGCCCCCGAAGGCCGCTCCGCCCACGTGGACGTGGCAGGCGCGGTCGTCCTGGCCGCCGCGCTGCTCCTGGTGCTGTTCCTCGCCGGTGAACGGAATCTGTGGAGTCGGCACCTCGCAGTGGCGGCGGGACTCGCCGTCGTCGCAGTGGTGCTGCTGTGCGTCTGGGCCGTCATCGAACTGCGCAGCAGGACGCCCCTGGTCGATGTGCGGGCGGTGCGGCACCCGGCGGTCGCCGGGGCGAACCTCGCCATGTTCGTCGGCGGGATCGGCATGTACCTCCTGCTCACGCTCATCACCCGGTACGCGCAGACGCCGCACGGCGCCGGCTACGGCTTCGGGCTGACGACCTTCGTCGCCGGGCTGGTCCTCATCCCGTTCTCGGTGCTGGGGTTCGTCGCCGGCAAGCTCACGCCGCGGCTCCGGACGCGGATCGCCGACCCCCTGCTCCTGGCCGGCAGCGCCGTCGTAGTCGGCGGCGGGTTCGCCCTGTTCGCGGCGGCCCGGTCGGAGCTGACCGAACTGTTCGCGGCGATGGGCGTACTCGGCTTCGGCGTCGGCGGCTTCTCGGCCGCGATGCCCGGCGTCATCCTGGCCGTCACCCCCAAGAGCGAGACGTCGAGCGCCATGAGCTTCAACTACGTCGTCCGCAGCGTCGGGTACTCCCTGGGCAGCGCCGTCGGCGGACTGATCCTCGCCGCGGGCACCGGCCCCGGCCACCTCTTCCCCGACGACAGCGCCTACACCACCGCGGCGTTGGTCGGCATCGGTGCCATGGCGATCACGACGCTGACAAGCCTCGCTCTCGCCCGCCGACGCTCGCCCGAGACCAACCCGTAA
- a CDS encoding RNA-guided endonuclease TnpB family protein, producing MAERVKRAFKYRFYPTDEQAAELSRTFGCVRLVFNKALEERTRAWYGEQRRISYVQSSAALTQWKKTEELAFLTEVSSVPLQQALRHLQTAFANFFAKRAKYPHYKSRKKSRASAEYTRSAFTWREGKLTLAKMAQPLDVRWSRPLPEGAEPTTVTVSRDAAGRWFVSLLCEDSIAPAPATNPAVGLDAGITPLVTLSTGEKIANPRHERRDRARLARAQRELARKAKGSANREKARRRVAKVHARIADRRRDFLHKLTSRIVHENQVVVIEDLTVRNLLKNGRLARAISDAAWTDLRMMLEYKCAWYGRELVVIDRFLPSSKLCGSCGTVRGKLPLNVRAWTCACGAVHDRDVNAARNILAAGLAASACGDGVRPQRESSRTGRSSVKQEPQRATAGIPRL from the coding sequence TTGGCGGAGCGGGTCAAGCGGGCGTTCAAGTACCGCTTTTACCCCACGGACGAGCAGGCGGCGGAGCTGTCGCGCACGTTCGGCTGCGTCCGGCTGGTGTTCAACAAGGCGCTGGAGGAGCGCACCCGGGCCTGGTACGGCGAGCAGCGCCGCATCTCCTACGTGCAGTCCTCCGCCGCGCTCACCCAGTGGAAGAAGACCGAGGAACTGGCCTTCCTGACCGAGGTGTCCTCCGTCCCGCTCCAGCAGGCGCTGCGTCATCTGCAGACGGCGTTCGCCAACTTCTTCGCCAAGCGCGCGAAGTATCCGCACTACAAGTCGCGGAAGAAGTCCCGCGCGTCGGCCGAATACACCCGCTCCGCCTTCACCTGGCGCGAGGGGAAGCTCACGCTGGCCAAGATGGCGCAGCCGCTGGACGTCCGCTGGTCGCGGCCGTTGCCCGAGGGTGCGGAGCCGACCACGGTGACCGTGTCCCGCGACGCGGCGGGCCGCTGGTTCGTGTCCCTGCTGTGCGAGGACAGCATCGCCCCGGCCCCCGCCACAAATCCGGCGGTCGGCCTGGACGCCGGGATCACGCCGCTGGTGACCCTGTCGACCGGGGAGAAGATCGCCAACCCGCGGCACGAGCGCCGCGACCGCGCCCGTCTCGCCAGGGCGCAGCGCGAGCTGGCGCGCAAGGCGAAGGGCTCGGCGAACCGGGAGAAAGCCCGTCGTCGCGTCGCCAAGGTCCATGCGCGGATCGCTGACCGGCGCCGCGACTTCCTGCACAAACTGACCTCGCGCATCGTCCACGAGAACCAAGTGGTCGTGATCGAGGACCTGACCGTCCGCAACCTGCTGAAGAACGGGCGCCTGGCGCGCGCGATCTCGGATGCGGCCTGGACGGACCTGCGCATGATGCTGGAGTACAAGTGCGCCTGGTACGGGCGCGAACTCGTCGTGATCGACCGCTTCTTGCCCAGCTCGAAGCTGTGCGGGAGCTGCGGCACGGTCCGCGGGAAGCTGCCGCTGAACGTCCGCGCGTGGACGTGTGCCTGCGGCGCGGTGCATGACCGCGACGTGAACGCGGCACGCAACATCCTGGCCGCCGGGCTGGCGGCGTCTGCCTGTGGAGACGGTGTAAGACCTCAACGGGAGTCCTCCCGGACGGGGCGGT